From the Oryza glaberrima chromosome 5, OglaRS2, whole genome shotgun sequence genome, one window contains:
- the LOC127775049 gene encoding uncharacterized protein LOC127775049: MGNSLRCCLACMLPCGALDVVRVVHLSGRVDEFTSCPLTAADVLAAHPNHALTAAWSPGGAGAGGAPCRKIVIVSPDSELKRGRIYFLIPSACSAPAADKMMTRRKKKKRCHGNGNGKGGSAAAASTAEQDNYLMELLSEKRGTSHRRRRSGARAGVWRPQLESIAEEPSD, encoded by the coding sequence ATGGGGAACAGCCTGCGCTGCTGCCTGGCCTGCATGCTCCCCTGCGGCGCCCTCGACGTCGTCCGCGTCGTGCACCTCAGCGGCCGCGTCGACGAGTTCACCAGCTGCCCGCTCACCGCGGCCGACGTCCTCGCCGCGCACCCCAACCACGCGCTCACCGCCGCCTGGTcgccgggcggcgccggcgccggcggcgcgccctGCAGGAAGATCGTCATCGTGTCCCCGGACTCCGAGCTCAAGCGCGGCCGCATCTACTTCCTCATCCCCTCCGCGTgctccgcgcccgccgccgacaaGATGATGACCCgccggaagaagaagaagcgctGCCACGGCAACGGCAATGGCAAGggcggctccgccgccgcggcgagcaccGCGGAGCAGGACAACTACCTGATGGAGCTGCTGTCCGAGAAGCGGGGGAcgagccaccgccggcggcgcagcggcgcccgcgccggTGTGTGGCGGCCGCAGCTGGAGAGCATAGCGGAGGAGCCATCAGACTAG
- the LOC127773005 gene encoding WRKY transcription factor WRKY24-like — protein sequence MTAAPGSLPLVNSRPVALSLAASRSSFSSLLSGGAGSSLNLMTPPSSLPPSSPSSYFGGVSSSGFLDSPILLTPSLFPSPTTTGALFSWMTTAKATAATAPESQVQGGVKDEQQQYSDFTFLPTASTAPATTMAGATATTSNSFMQDSMLMAPLGGDPYNGEQQQPWSYQEPTMDADTRPAEFTSSAAAGDVAGNGSYSQVAAPAAAGGFRQQSRRSSDDGYNWRKYGQKQMKGSENPRSYYKCTFPGCPTKKKVEQSPDGQVTEIVYKGAHSHPKPPQNGRGRGGSGYALHGGAASDAYSSADALSGTPVATPENSSASFGDDEAVNGVSSSLRVASSVGGGGGGEDLEDDEPDSKRWRRDGGDGEGVSLVAGNRTVREPRVVVQTMSDIDILDDGYRWRKYGQKVVKGNPNPRSYYKCTTAGCPVRKHVERASNDLRAVITTYEGKHNHDVPAARGSAAAALYRATPPPQASNAGMMPTTAQPSSYLQGGGGVLPAGGYGASYGGAPTTTQPANGGGFAALSGRFDDDATGASYSYTSQQQQQPNDAVYYASRAKDEPRDDGIMSFFEQPLLF from the exons ATGACCGCCGCGCCGGGGAGCCTCCCGCTGGTGAACTCGAGGCCCGTCGCCCTCTCCTTGGCGGCGAGCAGGTCGTCCTTCTCCAGCCTGCTCAGTGGCGGCGCCGGCTCGTCGTTGAACCTCATGACGCCGCCGTCTTCTctcccgccgtcgtcgccgtcgtcctacTTCGGCGGCGTCTCGTCCTCCGGGTTTCTCGACTCGCCGATCCTCCTCACGCCCAGT TTATTCccatcgccgacgacgacgggcgcATTGTTCAGCTGGATGAcgacggcgaaggcgacggcggcgacagcgccgGAGAGCCAGGTGCAAGGAGGGGTCAAGgacgagcagcagcagtacTCGGACTTCACGTTCCTGCCGACGGcgtccacggcgccggcgacgacgatggccggaGCCACCGCGACGACGTCCAACTCCTTCATGCAGGACTCCATGCTAATGGCTCCATTG GGAGGGGACCCGTACAatggcgagcagcagcagccatggaGCTACCAAGAACCGACCATGGACGCTGACACTAGGCCAGCGGAATtcacctcgtcggcggcggcgggtgacgTGGCCGGGAACGGCAGCTACAGccaggtggcggcgccggcggcggccggcggcttcCGTCAGCAGAGCCGGCGGTCGTCGGACGACGGCTACAACTGGCGCAAGTACGGGCAGAAGCAGATGAAGGGGAGCGAGAACCCGCGCAGCTACTACAAGTGCACCTTCCCTGGCTGCCCGACCAAGAAGAAGGTGGAGCAGTCGCCGGACGGCCAGGTCACCGAGATCGTCTACAAGGGCGCGCACAGCCACCCCAAGCCGCCGCAgaacggccgcggccgcggcggctccggctaCGCGCTgcatggcggcgccgccagcGACGCATACTCCTCCGCCGACGCGCTCTCCGGCACGCCGGTGGCGACGCCCGAGAACTCGTCGGCGTCGTTCGGGGACGACGAGGCGGTCAACGGCGTCAGCTCGTCGCTGCGGGTCGCCTctagcgtcggcggcggcggcggcggcgaggatctcGAGGACGACGAGCCTGATTCcaagaggtggaggagagacggcggcgacggcgagggcgtctcgctggtggccggcaaccgGACGGTGCGTGAGCCGAGGGTGGTCGTGCAGACGATGAGCGACATCGACATCCTCGACGACGGCTACCGGTGGCGCAAGTACGGGCAGAAGGTGGTCAAGGGCAACCCAAACCCAAG GAGCTACTACAAGTGCACGACGGCCGGGTGCCCCGTGCGGAAGCACGTGGAGCGCGCGTCCAACGACCTGCGCGCGGTGATCACCACGTACGAGGGCAAGCATAACCACGACGTGCCCGCGGCGCgcgggagcgccgccgccgcgctctaccgcgccacgccgccgccgcaggcgagCAACGCCGGCATGATGCCCACCACGGCGCAGCCCTCGAGCTACctgcagggcggcggcggcgtccttccGGCCGGCGGGTACGGCGCGTCTTACGGCggcgcgccgacgacgacgcagccCGCGAACGGCGGTGGCTTCGCCGCCCTGTCCGGCCGgttcgacgacgacgcgacgggaGCGTCTTACTCTTACAcgagccagcagcagcagcagccgaacGACGCGGTGTACTACGCGTCGAGAGCCAAGGATGAGCCGAGAGACGACGGCATCATGTCGTTCTTTGAGCAGCCGCTGCTGTTTTGA
- the LOC127774874 gene encoding uncharacterized protein LOC127774874 has product MVSNGNEDLKADVELVESTTVDNDTGAPGASTLPTQGVPRQGKQRNGFLNFCNRFSSGDRFKKLGPSPSFKFRQLALERDEFSRSIHSDSHDNHEHFQFIRKINWGHLWVMCKDWIKEPLNMALFAWIACVTVSGAILFLVMTGMLNRALPSKSQRDAWFEVNNQILNALFTLMCLYQHPKRIYYFVLLCRWEQKDVLVLRKTYCKNGTYKPNEWMHMMVVVVLLNLNCFAQYALCGLNLGYRRSERPPIGVGLTISVAIGAAAFAGLYNIISPLGKDYDTELTEVDQEAQTELTRPATSRTSLEKRYSFIQSEERRFVESRPEWVGGLMDFWDNISLAYLSIFCSCCVFGWNMQRLGFGNMYVHIATFMLFCLAPFFIFNLAAVNINNENLREALGLTGLALCFFGLLYGGFWRIQMRKRFNLPANNFCCRSAEATDCFQWLCCSSCSLAQEVRTADYYDIAEDRSYTEQITARSQHVMTPLSREDGLPLFRSNPGSPYRSSTASPSIFIMESPSAPRRSPGPSPLGGSPTMGDRTMKAPTPSVLHRDGEPEL; this is encoded by the coding sequence ATGGTCTCCAATGGTAATGAAGATCTTAAAGCGGATGTTGAACTAGTAGAGTCGACAACAGTGGACAATGATACTGGAGCCCCAGGTGCCAGTACTCTTCCTACTCAAGGTGTTCCACGACAAGGGAAGCAGCGGAATGGGTTTCTGAATTTCTGTAATCGCTTTTCCAGTGGTGACAGGTTTAAGAAGTTGGGTCCTTCGCCTTCATTCAAGTTTCGACAGCTTGCACTTGAGCGAGATGAGTTCTCACGTTCCATCCACTCTGACAGCCATGATAATCATGAGCACTTCCAGTTTATCAGGAAAATTAACTGGGGCCATCTGTGGGTAATGTGCAAGGATTGGATAAAAGAGCCTCTTAATATGGCCCTTTTTGCTTGGATTGCTTGTGTTACTGTATCTGGTGCAATACTATTCCTTGTCATGACTGGAATGCTCAATCGTGCATTGCCTAGCAAATCACAAAGAGATGCCTGGTTTGAAGTAAACAACCAGATTTTGAATGCATTATTCACACTCATGTGCCTTTATCAACACCCAAAGCGGATATATTACTTTGTGCTGTTGTGTCGATGGGAGCAAAAGGATGTTTTGGTCCTTAGAAAAACATATTGCAAAAATGGAACATACAAGCCCAATGAATGGATGCACATGATGGTGGTTGTGGTCCTCCTTAATTTGAACTGCTTTGCTCAGTATGCCTTATGTGGTCTCAACCTAGGATACCGCAGATCTGAACGACCTCCTATCGGTGTTGGCCTGACCATTTCCGTTGCTATCGGGGCAGCGGCATTTGCTGGATTGTATAACATTATCAGTCCTCTTGGGAAGGATTATGACACAGAACTGACTGAAGTTGACCAAGAAGCACAAACTGAACTCACCAGGCCAGCAACCTCACGAACATCACTTGAAAAGAGATACTCTTTCATTCAAAGTGAAGAGCGCCGTTTTGTGGAGAGTAGGCCTGAGTGGGTTGGTGGACTAATGGATTTCTGGGACAATATATCTCTTGCCTACCTGTCAATTTTCTGCAGTTGCTGTGTGTTTGGATGGAATATGCAGAGGCTTGGATTTGGTAACATGTATGTCCATATTGCTACATTTATGCTCTTTTGCCTTGCTCCGTTTTTCATCTTCAACCTGGCCGCTGTCAATATTAACAATGAAAACCTTCGAGAAGCATTAGGGCTTACCGGTCTCGCACTTTGCTTTTTCGGCTTACTGTATGGTGGCTTTTGGAGAATACAGATGAGGAAGAGATTTAACCTACCTGCGAACAACTTCTGCTGCCGCAGTGCAGAAGCCACAGATTGCTTCCAGTGGTTGTGCTGCTCCTCATGCTCCCTTGCCCAGGAGGTGAGAACTGCTGATTATTATGATATTGCTGAAGATAGGTCATATACAGAGCAGATTACTGCGAGAAGCCAGCATGTAATGACCCCATTGTCGCGCGAAGATGGTTTGCCTCTTTTTAGGTCAAATCCAGGTTCGCCATACAGGAGCAGCACTGCTAGTCCATCGATCTTCATTATGGAGAGTCCATCAGCTCCACGGAGATCACCTGGACCTAGCCCTCTGGGGGGTTCGCCGACAATGGGCGACAGGACAATGAAGGCGCCTACTCCATCTGTTCTCCACAGAGACGGTGAGCCCGAATTGTAG